The genomic window ACTTTGGTATTTTAGCAGCTTAGAATTTACTTAGTCATAAGTTAATTCATAGATTATTGAACGTTAGAAAAGGATAAAGAGGAGGAAAAGGAAAATGTTCGATGTTAAAAAAATGATTGAAGAGATTACTTCAAAAAAAGAAATCAAAAATATTAGTTTTACTGGAGTAGGAGGTTCATTAGCTTGTTTCTATGCACCATATTATTATGTGACAAGAGAAGCTAAAAATGTGACAACAAGCTATACATCATCAAATGAATTTGTTCATGATACACCATCATGTATAGGGGAAAATTCAATTGTTGTGATTTCATCACGTGGTGGAAATACTGCTGAAACAGTTGAAGCTGGACGTGTTGCTAAAAAATTAGGAGCAACTGTTATTGGTATGACACATGAAGAAGGAGACAATGGAATTCATGAAGTTTCTGATTATGTCATCTTATTTAAAGATTTATCTGAGGATGTTTATGAGGTCAGCAAAACTGGATATATCTTACGTATTGCAGTTGAAACATTACATCAAGTTGAAGGAACTGGAAAATATGAATTGATGATTGATGCAATGAAAAAAATGAATACTCTTGTTCCTGCAGCTGAAAAAGCAATTATTCCAGAAGCTATTCAATTTTCAATCAATTATAAAAATGATAATATCATTTATACAATGGGATCAGGAACAGCATGGTCTGCTGCTCAACAACAACAAATTTGTATTTTAATGGAAATGCAATGGATCAACTCTGCAGTTATTCATACTGGTGAATTCTTCCATGGACCATTTGAAATTACAGATCCAGATACAGCATTCTTATTACTTAAATCAACTGGTAAGACAAAACCATTAGATGAAAGAGCAATCTCATTCTTAAGTCAATATAATCATCATTTCACAGTTATTGATGGTGAAAAATATGGTATGAATGATTTAGGTGAAGTCAGTGAATACTTCGATTATGATTTCCATACAGCAATGTTAGGTGTATTCAATAACTTACTTGCAGATATGAGAAATCATCCATTAAGTAAAAGAAAATATATGTGGAAATATAAATATTAAGAGTGATGTCTGGCAATGCAAATTGCCAGATTCATTCTTTTTAAGGAGGTAAAAAATGTTTCGTAAGATGCGTCGATATAAACAAGAACTTTCACTTCAAGAAAGTCAAGCCGTTTTAATGAGAGGAACTTCAGGTGTATTAGCAGTGTTGGGTGATGATGATTATCCATATGCTGTTCCTTTAAGTTATTTGTATGATGGTTCAAGAATTATTTTTCATATGGCTAAAACAGGTCATAAGATGGATGCTATTGAAAAGCATTCAAAGGTTTCTTTTTGTGTCATTGATCAAGATCAAATTGTTGAAGAAAAGTATACAACATATTTTAGAAGTGTGATTGTTTTTGGTAAGGCTCATATTTTATCTGAAGAGATAGAGAAACGTGAAGCTTTTGAAAACTTTGCAGCTAAGTATTCACCTCGTGATGAAAAAGGCAGAAAAGCAGAAATTCAAAAACTATTTCAGCAGACAATGATTGTTGTTATTGAGATTGAACATATGAGTGGTAAAGAAGCCATTGAGTTAAAAAAGTAATGAGAGGAGGGTTATGATGAGTGAAAGAAGAGCCCATCTTTATTGTGGGATAGTTGCTGTGATATGGGGACTTGGATTTATTGCGGTGGAAAGAGCACTTGTTTCATTTTCTTGTTTTGAGATTTTGTTTATTCGTTTTATGGGATCAGCTATTTTGGCATGGCTACTCATTATTAAAAAACTGAATCATATTGATAAACGAACAATTCAAAAAGGTGTCTTTAATGGGGTTTTATTATTTGTTGCCTATGCACTTCAAACCTATGCACAAACACTCACAAGTGTAAGTAACAATGCATTTTTATCAGCATCTGGTGTTGTTATGGTCCCTTATTTTTGTTATTTTGTATTTAAACAAAAACCAACCAAACGTCAAATGATGAGTTCATGTTTATGTTTATTGGGTGTGGCAATTCTAACCTCGTCACAAATGACTTTCCAATGGGGTGATTTATTAGCTTTAGGGTGTGCTGTTTTCTTTGCAGCTCATCTTGTTTCTTTGCAGTATACATGTGTTTTAGAAGATAGTCGTGTGATTAATGCAATTCAGTTAGGAACATGTGCCTTGCTATCTTTGCCTTGCCTCTGTTTATTTTCCAAAGGACCAAGTCATATAACAACTCAATCTATTCTTGCTTGTGTTTATATTGTTGTATTTGCGACATTTCTTTGTTTCTTTTTACAAACAAAAGCACAACAAGTTGCAAGTGCTAGCAGTTGTTCAGTGATTTTATCAACAGAGAGTTTATTTGCTGTTATTTTTTCAGCGATTATACTCCATGAATATATTAAAATGAATATTATTGTTGGTGGTTTATTTATTCTTATTTCAGTAATCCTTGTTCAAACATCCTCCCTTAAAATTGTTTCACATAGATTACTAAAAAGAGTGAAAGCTTATCGGTAATTTCATTATCTTTGTTATAAAAATAATATAATTAATTATGAAAAGAGTGTATTGATATTGAAATCAAAAGCTCTTTTTCTAATTCCGAAAAAATGAATATGATTTGAAATATTGTTTTAAAATAGAGAAATATGGAGGGATAAGTATGGATTATCAATTAATTGCATTAGATATGGATGGAACACTTTTAAATCATCAGCATGAAATAACGAAAAGATGTTTAGAAATGATTGAAAAAGCTCAAAAGATAGGGAAACAAGTTGTTATATCAACAGGAAGATCACTAAGTGAGATGCAACTTTATTTAGATGACTTAAAAATGATAAGATATATGATTTTAGAGAGTGGTGCATGTATTTATGATTTATGGCAGCAAAAAATGATATATCAAAAAACGTTTGATAGTCGTGAAATAGAAAAAATTTATCAAACACTTATTGAACAAGATATCATGTTACATATTTTTATGGATGGATATTCGTATTCTCTACAAGAATGTATGCATCAAATGGCTAAATATCAGATGGGGAAATACCAGGAAATGTTTTTACAATGTGTAAAACCAATAAAAGATGTTCAGGAATTTTTTAATAAATATCAAGATCATATTGAAAAAGTGAATTTTTATCATTGTTCTCCTCAATCAAGAGAAGTCTCTTTACAAGCATTAGAAGGCATTGATGTTGTTAAAGCATGTGTTGAAATATCTTCATTAGAATTAACCCCAAAAGGTGTAGATAAAGGAGTAGGAATCAAGCATTTGTGTCAGTATTTAGATATCCCGCTTGTTCAAACAATTGCGGTAGGAGATTCACATAATGATTTAGAAATGCTAAAAACGGTAGGACTTAGTATAGCAATGGGAAATGCGAATGAAGCTGTCAAAGCGATTGCAGATAAAGTTGTGAGCGATTGTGAGCATGATGGTGTTGTGGAAGCTATTGAACAAAACTTGCTGTAGAATAAATAAAAGAGACAGATGTTTTCATCTGCCTTCTTCGTATATGTTATAAAATTTGTAGTGCAATAAGTTTTTCTTCTAAATCATCTAAGTAAGGTAACTCAATACCTGTGATGCCTAAATCTATACTTGCCTTAACATTAGCAGGAGAATCATCAATAAATACAGATTCTTGAGGAAGTAAAGCATATTTATCTAATAATAATTGATAAAGTTGATAATCGGGTTTGATAAGATGAACATGGGCTGAAATCATTTGTCCATCAAAGATCTTAAAAAACTCATATTTATGAAAGACTGTCTTAATAGCTTCAGTATGAAAATTAGATAGTAAGTATAAAGCATAGCCTTTATCTTTTAATTGATAAGCTAATTTAACATTCTTCTCAATAGGTGTCATCATATCAGTCCAATGATTTAAAACAAATACAATTTCATCATGATATTGAGGATATCTATTTGTTAAAATACCAATAACATCTTCAATCATCATTGTCCCTTTATCAAGTTCTATCCATTCTGGACTTGCAAAAATAATAGTCATTAATTGTTGCACTGTATCTGGATTATAAAATTGACTTAAATAATCATACGGTTGAAATCTTAATAAGACATTTCCAATATCAAAAATAATGTTCTTCATTGTATTCTCCATTTCTATAAAATATTCATTTTCATTAACTCTGTTTTTAAATCTTTTTGATAAGGTAAATAAATACCATGAATACCTAATCTTTCAGCAGTACTTACATTTGATAATAAATCATCAATAAAAACTGATTCCTGAGGAATTAATGAATATCTATCAAGTAAAACTTGATAGATTTTTTCTTCTGGCTTTACTAGTTTTTCTTGTGATGATATAACAGCACCATCAAAAAGATTGAAAAAAGAATATCTTTGATAAAGAATATCAATTGCTTCAGTTGAAAAATTAGACAATATATATAATTGATAATGTTTATCTTTTAACTCATAAAGAATATCAACTGTCTGCTGAATTGGAACCATCATATTGGTCCAATTTTTTAAAAAGAAGATAATTTCATCATGATAATGAGGATGTCTTGTTGTGAGAGATTGCATGACTTCTGGTAACATCATCGTTCCCATGTCCAGTTCAATCCATTCATCACTAGAAAAAACAATTGTCATTAAATCACCCATAACTGTTTTATCAAAATATTGTAGAAGATATTCTTCTGGTTGAAAATCTAAGAGCACATTTCCAATATCAAAGATAATATTTTTCATATAATTAGACTCCATTCATATAGAATTCACATTATTTAACCATCATTGTATTATATATTCTAACATGGAGGAATAAATCATGAAAGTCTTTTTACAGAAATATGAAAATATAAAATATTTAATTGTTTTTTTAATTGTCTATATGACTGGATTTTTATTTTTAGAAAATCGGTTTTCTACGAAGACAGTGATGACAACTTCTTTTATAGATCAATATATTCCTTTTAATGAATATTTTGTTATTCCTTATTTATTGTGGTTTGTATTTATAGCTTTAGGTTTTGCATATTTTATATTTATTGATCAGGAAGGATTTAAAAGAACGGCTTTTTATCTTTTTACTGGTATGATAATTTGTTTAGTTATTTATGCTATTTTTCCAAATGGACAAGATTTAAGAGTGGCACTTAATAATGAAAATATATTCCAAATGTTAGTTAGTTTTATATATTCAATAGATTCTCCAACCAACGTTTGTCCAAGTATTCATGTTTATAATAGTATCATGATGTCTATTTCTTTGCTTAAAAGTGAAACTATCAAAACACATAAAATATTATCTGGTAGTATTATAGGATTGACATTTTTAATTTGTTTATCAACAGTGATGATTAAACAACATGCATTTATTGATGTGATTGCAGCAATTGTCTTGGTACTTGTCATTTACATCATTGGAAAGTATATGTATAAATATAAGAAAAGTATAAACATCTGATTATGATGAAGTTTATGAGTTAGTAAAAACAAGTATTAAAACTTGTGACATTAAGACAAATGAAAATGAATTGTTTCTTCTTTTTTTAAGAAGAATAGTGATAATAATACTACGGATATATAAATAAGATTTCATATAGATAAGAAGATTATTTTTATACAAATTAAAACTATAACTTTTGATTTGTATAAAAATGTGGCGATGTATCAAAAAATATGACTTAATTGAAATATATTTGTTATATCTATCAATCGGATAGTTTTATTTTTTTATTCGTTAAAAAGTATTTTATTAATAAAGTGATTATAGTGGGTATATTATATATAGTAAGTCACTAGACAATATTTAAAAATGAGTGTATAATTTTATACAAATCAAAGGTTTAAACTTAGATTTGTATAAGGAGGCAATGATATGATTCAAAGAACTATCAAAAAGTATGTTATTGATTCTCTTGATTTATATCCAGTTATTGTTTTGACTGGGGCGAGGCAAGTTGGGAAATCTACATTGGCTATATCTTTACAAGAAGAATTTGATTTTCATTATGTTTCTCTTGATGATATAGATAATCGTAGAATGGCTATTGATGATCCAAAACTATTTATTCAATATCATGGTTATCCACTGATCATTGATGAAATTCAATATGCTCCAATTCTTTTGGAAGTTATTGAATCTATTTGTAATAAAGCGAGAATTGAACAAAAGAAATCAACTGGTTTATTTATATTAACTGGTTCACAGGATTTTCAAATGATGCGAGGTGTTAGTCAATCATTGGCTGGTAGAGCAACAATTATTAATATGAGTCCATTATCTGTTAATGAAATAAGAGGTGTTGAAGAAAAACCATTTAAAGTTAATATGGAAACAATGAAGAAAAAGTTTATTTATCGTAGTATTGATGAATTATTCAAAGAAATTCATAGAGGATACTTTCCAGAACTTTATAATCGAAGAAATCATTCTTCTGAGAAATATTATTCTGATTATATGCATACCTATATTGACAGAGATGTGTCTGAAATAATAAATTTAAAAGAAAAGTTAAAATTTCATAATTTTATGCAGATACTTGCTAGTTTAACAGGACAACAGTTAAATTATGCTTCTTTATCTAAAGAGGTAGAAGTGAGTGCAGTGACGATTAAAGAATGGCTTTCTGTTTTACAAGCAAGTGGAATCATTTACTTGTTACAGCCTTATCATGAAATGTCTATGAAGAAAAGAATTGTAAAGGCACCTAAAGTTTATTTTACTGATACAGGTTTAGCGTGTTATTTAGCTAAACTGAAAGATTATGAAAGCTTATTAGCAAGTCATTTTGCAGGAGCATTTATGGAAACTTTTGTAGTTAATGAGATTAGAAAGAGTTATCTTAATAATAATCAAGAGTTTGATGCTTATTATTATCGTGATAATAATCAAAATGAAATAGATTTGATTTTATTAGAAAATGCTCAATTAACACTCATTGAAATAAAAAAAGGTGTTAGTTTTAAACTCTCTGATGTAAAAGCATTTAAACAATTAAAAAACAGTCAGTATAAAATCAAAGAATCATGTATTTTATGTAATACGGAAAAAAATTATCCTTTAAGTCAAAATATATTTGTCATGTCTGTGAATGTGATTTAAGAATGAAAAAGTGATTTCATTCTTTTTTTGTAGTCATTCTATTCATTATATATATATATGAAAATGTTAAAAATGAACTTTTTTTGCGTATATATAAGTAAGGAGAACTTTTAAATAGATATTTACTTTAAGCAAATATTATAGTATATTATTATTATTAGGATCCCTTATATCAATATAAGGAGGTTGTGTAATGAGTATTTTGATTTGTGAAAATAGCACTGATTATCTTGATTATATTGCCAGACCGAGACAGAGGTATTGGGATATGGATTGCCAATCTATCATAGTCGTTATAGAATTGATGAAAATAATGAGAGACTTGATGAAGGAACTGAGATTATCTATGTAAATGCAAACATTCAGGAGGATACAGCACTAGGGAGATTAATGCATGATATGTTCTGTACTGATCCAAAAGATATTCATTATGAGTTTCTAAGAAAGAGAGTAAGATATTACAAAGAAAATGAAGGAGGGAAAAGAGAGATGTGTGAGATATGGGAAGAGATTAGAAGAAAGGGATTGCTTGAAGGTGAAGCCATTGGAGAAGCAAGAGGAAAAGCTATTGGAAGGCAGGATGGATTAATCGAAGGTAAACTCATTGGCAAACAACAAGGGATAATTGTATCAATAAAAAAATTGATGAGTAAAAATGCTTATACATTAGAAGAAGCATTAGATTTCTTAGATATCCCCAAAGAGGAACGTTCACTATACATAGAGATATTTGCTTCATAATGAGAAGGGACAAATTGATTTTGTCTTTTTTTATTGACTTATATATCGCACCTTGATATAATCATAGTGTGATATATCGAGATACGATATAAAGGAGATGAAAATATGATATATGATTTTGTGATGGCAGCTTGGCCTTGGATTGCTATGGGGGTAGGAGTAGCAATAGCAATGGTATATATAACGAAAAGGAATGATAAAAATGGATGATAAAATAAAACGTATTTATATACCGATGACTGAGACGGGATTTTATATTTTGTTTTGTTTGCAGGATGAGATGCATGGTTATAACATTATTCAAAAAGTAAGTGATATGACAAATAAAGAAATCCAAATCGGGGCTGGAACAATGTATGGGAGTCTTTCTAAAATGGAAAAAGATGGACTGATTAGATTTACAAAAGAAGAAGGTAAAAGAAAGTGTTATATGATAACTGAATTAGGACAAATGATTCTAAATATTGAGATAAAACGTATTGAAAGGTTGTATAAAAATAGTCGAGGGGTGAGTTTATAATGGAAACAAAAATTTTAAGAAGGTTTTTTGGATTGGCTGATTTTTTAGATGAACAAAAGTTTTTAGAAGAACAGCATCGTCAAGGATGGAAATTTAAAAGTTATAGTTATATGACAAAGTACGTTTTTGAAAAATGTGAGCCTGAAGAATATATTTATCGTTTAGATTATAATGAAAATAATCAAGATGAAGAAGCCTATATACAGATATTTTCTGATTGTGGCTGGGAGTATATTATGAAGTTTCAAACATGGTATTATTTTAGAAAGAAAAAATCAACACTTAATGTTCAAGATAATGAAATATTTAGTGATAATGATTCGAAAATAGATATGATTAAAAAGGTGATGTGGCGACAAACATTTATAGTCATACCAATGCTTTTTTTCCTAGGATATTTTCTGTCATTTATAAATTGGCAAAATGATACTGTATTTAGAACAATTATGATTGTTTATACACTCATTATGACATTTTTATTAACCATTAGTGTAAGAAATGTTATTAAGCTTAATAAACTCATCCATGAACTTACTCATCCATTAGATGAATAAAATATTTATAAATAAAAAGCCCTCAGGAGAACCTGAGGGTGTAAATTTTTATATTATCCTTTAAAGAAAGTATAAGCTTCAAAATGAGCTTGAGGATGATCACAAGCTGGACATCTTTCAGGAGCTTTTGTTCCTTCATAAATAAATCCACAGTTATTACATTTCCAAGTCACTGTTTCAGCTTTTTCAAAAACAGTTCCATTTTCTAAGTTTTCTAATAATTTTAAATATCTTGCTTCATGCATTTTTTCAGCAACAGCAATACTTCTACATACATTAGCGATTTCTGGGAATCCTTCTTCATCAGCAATTTTAGCGAATTCTGGATACATGTCTGTCCATTCTTCATTTTCACCAGCAGCAGCAGCTTTTAAGCATTCTGCAGTTGTTCCTAACATGATTGGGAAATCACCTTCAACATGTAATGCTTCACCTTTAAGTTCAGCATTTAATAATTTCATTAATCTTTTGGCATGTTCTTTTTCTTGGTTAGCAGTTTCTTCAAAGATATTAGCGATTTGTACATATCCTTCTTTTTTAGCAATTGATGAATAATAAGTGTAACGATTTCTTGCTTGAGATTCTCCAGCAAAAGCATGTAATAAGTTGTTAGCAGTTTTTGATCCTTTTAATGTAGGCATTTGATATGCCCTCCTTTCTAATGTTTCGTTTTTAAGCAGTGGCGACAAGTTCCATGGAATAATATCTCCGCAGAAGTAATCTGGTCGTCGCAGATATCTTGAACCTTATCGATAAGAGGGGAAATAAGAGCATCATCTAAAAATAAATCTTGAATACTACCACATTGATCACAAACCAAATGATAGTGTGGTTCAATTCGTGCATCAAAATGGACAACACCATCACCAACATCCAAACGGATAATTCTTTTTTGATCAGCAAGTAAATTCAAATTCCTATAAACGGTCCCTAAGCTTATATCAGGAATGATTTTACGAACATTCATATAGATACGATCAACATTAGGATGTGAACAATCATCTTTCAAGACATCATAGATAGTTTCTCTTTGTTTAGAGTATCTTAATTTTGTCTCAGCCATAATATTCCTCCTTATTAATAATGGTTACTATTATTTTAACACATATTATGATAATGTCAATTCATGTCACCTATAAATTGGAAAATAAATTGTAACTCTATAAAAGAAAGAAATATTGTAGTATACAACATAGTAAAAAAGAACAAATACCATGAACGATACGATCTTTAAAGTAAATCGAGAATGAATACGGAATTCCTTCTAAAATATTGTCTACTTGCATAAGTACAGATAATCCAGAAAAAGAAAGGTAAAAACTTACAAATGGATAAACTAAAAAATGATGATATTGTAACAATTGAATAGAACCAGAACTGAATTCTAAAAATCCTTGAATAATAGTAAGTAGAAAATGATTATGAATAATTGTTCCTAAACTATACCCAACAAATTGAAAAACAAGCATATATCCTAGAATAAATATAAACGCTGTTAATGAAGATGTAATACTTTGTTTTAATGCTTCTACAAAGCTGATATGGGGATTTTTTAATTCATAAAGAGTCTCTTCAAAACTTAAAAACTGATAACTATCATGATGAAGAAATGCTTTAAGAATACTTGGAAGAATATGACTTATATAAATTGTTATAGCAATTTGAAAGGGAAGATGAAGAGAAACAAAGATAAAGCTTAATGAGGAAAAAGAAGCAATGGAGAGAAGATGTTGTAATTGATTAATATTTAAATAACCTAATTGGTA from Candidatus Stoquefichus sp. SB1 includes these protein-coding regions:
- a CDS encoding SIS domain-containing protein — protein: MFDVKKMIEEITSKKEIKNISFTGVGGSLACFYAPYYYVTREAKNVTTSYTSSNEFVHDTPSCIGENSIVVISSRGGNTAETVEAGRVAKKLGATVIGMTHEEGDNGIHEVSDYVILFKDLSEDVYEVSKTGYILRIAVETLHQVEGTGKYELMIDAMKKMNTLVPAAEKAIIPEAIQFSINYKNDNIIYTMGSGTAWSAAQQQQICILMEMQWINSAVIHTGEFFHGPFEITDPDTAFLLLKSTGKTKPLDERAISFLSQYNHHFTVIDGEKYGMNDLGEVSEYFDYDFHTAMLGVFNNLLADMRNHPLSKRKYMWKYKY
- a CDS encoding pyridoxamine 5'-phosphate oxidase family protein; this translates as MFRKMRRYKQELSLQESQAVLMRGTSGVLAVLGDDDYPYAVPLSYLYDGSRIIFHMAKTGHKMDAIEKHSKVSFCVIDQDQIVEEKYTTYFRSVIVFGKAHILSEEIEKREAFENFAAKYSPRDEKGRKAEIQKLFQQTMIVVIEIEHMSGKEAIELKK
- a CDS encoding DMT family transporter, translating into MSERRAHLYCGIVAVIWGLGFIAVERALVSFSCFEILFIRFMGSAILAWLLIIKKLNHIDKRTIQKGVFNGVLLFVAYALQTYAQTLTSVSNNAFLSASGVVMVPYFCYFVFKQKPTKRQMMSSCLCLLGVAILTSSQMTFQWGDLLALGCAVFFAAHLVSLQYTCVLEDSRVINAIQLGTCALLSLPCLCLFSKGPSHITTQSILACVYIVVFATFLCFFLQTKAQQVASASSCSVILSTESLFAVIFSAIILHEYIKMNIIVGGLFILISVILVQTSSLKIVSHRLLKRVKAYR
- a CDS encoding Cof-type HAD-IIB family hydrolase; this encodes MDYQLIALDMDGTLLNHQHEITKRCLEMIEKAQKIGKQVVISTGRSLSEMQLYLDDLKMIRYMILESGACIYDLWQQKMIYQKTFDSREIEKIYQTLIEQDIMLHIFMDGYSYSLQECMHQMAKYQMGKYQEMFLQCVKPIKDVQEFFNKYQDHIEKVNFYHCSPQSREVSLQALEGIDVVKACVEISSLELTPKGVDKGVGIKHLCQYLDIPLVQTIAVGDSHNDLEMLKTVGLSIAMGNANEAVKAIADKVVSDCEHDGVVEAIEQNLL
- a CDS encoding HAD family hydrolase; amino-acid sequence: MKNIIFDIGNVLLRFQPYDYLSQFYNPDTVQQLMTIIFASPEWIELDKGTMMIEDVIGILTNRYPQYHDEIVFVLNHWTDMMTPIEKNVKLAYQLKDKGYALYLLSNFHTEAIKTVFHKYEFFKIFDGQMISAHVHLIKPDYQLYQLLLDKYALLPQESVFIDDSPANVKASIDLGITGIELPYLDDLEEKLIALQIL
- a CDS encoding HAD family hydrolase, producing the protein MKNIIFDIGNVLLDFQPEEYLLQYFDKTVMGDLMTIVFSSDEWIELDMGTMMLPEVMQSLTTRHPHYHDEIIFFLKNWTNMMVPIQQTVDILYELKDKHYQLYILSNFSTEAIDILYQRYSFFNLFDGAVISSQEKLVKPEEKIYQVLLDRYSLIPQESVFIDDLLSNVSTAERLGIHGIYLPYQKDLKTELMKMNIL
- a CDS encoding ATP-binding protein encodes the protein MIQRTIKKYVIDSLDLYPVIVLTGARQVGKSTLAISLQEEFDFHYVSLDDIDNRRMAIDDPKLFIQYHGYPLIIDEIQYAPILLEVIESICNKARIEQKKSTGLFILTGSQDFQMMRGVSQSLAGRATIINMSPLSVNEIRGVEEKPFKVNMETMKKKFIYRSIDELFKEIHRGYFPELYNRRNHSSEKYYSDYMHTYIDRDVSEIINLKEKLKFHNFMQILASLTGQQLNYASLSKEVEVSAVTIKEWLSVLQASGIIYLLQPYHEMSMKKRIVKAPKVYFTDTGLACYLAKLKDYESLLASHFAGAFMETFVVNEIRKSYLNNNQEFDAYYYRDNNQNEIDLILLENAQLTLIEIKKGVSFKLSDVKAFKQLKNSQYKIKESCILCNTEKNYPLSQNIFVMSVNVI
- a CDS encoding PadR family transcriptional regulator encodes the protein MDDKIKRIYIPMTETGFYILFCLQDEMHGYNIIQKVSDMTNKEIQIGAGTMYGSLSKMEKDGLIRFTKEEGKRKCYMITELGQMILNIEIKRIERLYKNSRGVSL
- a CDS encoding DUF2812 domain-containing protein, encoding METKILRRFFGLADFLDEQKFLEEQHRQGWKFKSYSYMTKYVFEKCEPEEYIYRLDYNENNQDEEAYIQIFSDCGWEYIMKFQTWYYFRKKKSTLNVQDNEIFSDNDSKIDMIKKVMWRQTFIVIPMLFFLGYFLSFINWQNDTVFRTIMIVYTLIMTFLLTISVRNVIKLNKLIHELTHPLDE
- the rbr gene encoding rubrerythrin is translated as MPTLKGSKTANNLLHAFAGESQARNRYTYYSSIAKKEGYVQIANIFEETANQEKEHAKRLMKLLNAELKGEALHVEGDFPIMLGTTAECLKAAAAGENEEWTDMYPEFAKIADEEGFPEIANVCRSIAVAEKMHEARYLKLLENLENGTVFEKAETVTWKCNNCGFIYEGTKAPERCPACDHPQAHFEAYTFFKG
- a CDS encoding Fur family transcriptional regulator; protein product: MAETKLRYSKQRETIYDVLKDDCSHPNVDRIYMNVRKIIPDISLGTVYRNLNLLADQKRIIRLDVGDGVVHFDARIEPHYHLVCDQCGSIQDLFLDDALISPLIDKVQDICDDQITSAEILFHGTCRHCLKTKH
- a CDS encoding nucleoside recognition domain-containing protein; the protein is MKKANYYFTLCLVLFTTIFSFMNMFQIVKVSTNVIQIVLTNLLPSLLPFMILISLCLSLGLFQLFSYFIQFLFSPLFHLTPHMASLYFVSFFCGYPTNAKIIKESYQLGYLNINQLQHLLSIASFSSLSFIFVSLHLPFQIAITIYISHILPSILKAFLHHDSYQFLSFEETLYELKNPHISFVEALKQSITSSLTAFIFILGYMLVFQFVGYSLGTIIHNHFLLTIIQGFLEFSSGSIQLLQYHHFLVYPFVSFYLSFSGLSVLMQVDNILEGIPYSFSIYFKDRIVHGICSFLLCCILQYFFLL